A region of Dermochelys coriacea isolate rDerCor1 chromosome 1, rDerCor1.pri.v4, whole genome shotgun sequence DNA encodes the following proteins:
- the USP16 gene encoding ubiquitin carboxyl-terminal hydrolase 16 isoform X3: MGCGRNSQEQHALKHYTTPRSEPHCLVLSLDNWSVWCYLCDNEVPYNSSNRLGQFVNYVRKQACVDTPSTVSKDQENKEFENKKIEKENQNEQEKENNEGVIKEDNSSNISAAVTVKGLSNLGNTCFFNAVMQNLSQTPLLRELLKEVKMTGTTVNIEPPEFSTEPLVIKLELPGPLTLVMCQFLSEMQETKKGTVTPKELFAQVCKKAIRFKGYQEQDSQELLRYLLDGMRAEEIQRVSVGIFKALNDSDQKNEELKKKIKEYEKKKAIPTFVDRLFGGELTSTIMCEECRTVSLVHESFLDLSLPVLDDQSVKKSSNEKNVKKMKEKEDEDDEEDKDSDSYMKERGDNPGVSKHLQKKAKKQAKKQAKNQRRQQKIQGKVLQLTNVCSMEPSEENVKEDKETKGEVNSDVTDLKKEEESSNQCEELCLNQKDLNNQENSTDVHSAHESIENPEQEYEDNETNMAVAMKGLVSTTECIGGLDNLSIKEDYHGEEEELSTDLEKLHLDVVIDSDMDILDDFHMAELDTYEVVNEDPETAFCTLANREDLNIEESSILHCLYQFTRNEKLSEINKLLCDVCTQRHYGPKTSGKSEKKHVYTNAKKQMLISLAPPILTLHLKRFQQAGFNLRKVNKHIKFPEVIDLAPFCATKCKNVAEGNTRVLYSLYGVVEHSGTMRSGHYTAYAKMRTVRNHLSDLVLRGEIPQALETESAGQWFHISDTHVQPVTVSKVLNSQAYLLFYERLL, translated from the exons ATG GGCTGTGGCAGAAATTCCCAAGAGCAGCATGCTTTAAAGCATTATACAACACCAAGATCAGAACCCCATTGTTTGGTTCTCAGTTTGGACAACTGGAGTGTGTG GTGCTATTTGTGTGATAATGAAGTCCCATATAATAGCTCAAATCGATTGGGCCAATTCGTGAATTATGTTAGAAAACAAGCTTGTGTTGACACACCAAGTACAG TCTCAAAAGATCAAGAAAACAaagaatttgaaaacaaaaaaatagaaaaagaaaaccaaaatgagCAGGAGAAGGAAAACAACGAGGGTGTGATCAAAGAAGACAATTCTTCAAATATCAGTGCAGCAGTGACTGTGAAAGGACTTAGTAACTTGGGGAATACATGTTTCTTTAATGCTGTTATGCAG AATTTATCACAGACACCACTTCTGAGAGAGCTGTTGAAGGAGGTTAAAATGACTGGAACAACAGTTAACATTGAGCCACCAGAGTTTTCAACA gaACCTCTGGTGATAAAACTTGAGCTGCCTGGGCCCCTTACATTAGTTATGTGCCAGTTCCTTTCAGAGATGCAAGAGACAAAAAAGGGAACTGTCACTCCTAAAGAACTCTTTGCTCAGGTTTGTAAAAA AGCAATACGGTTTAAAGGTTACCAGGAGCAAGACAGTCAGGAATTGCTTCGTTATTTACTGGATGGGATGCGAGCAGAAGAGATCCAA CGAGTAAGTGTTGGAATATTTAAGGCATTGAATGACTCTGACCAAAAAAATGAAGagctaaaaaagaaaattaaag agtatgaAAAGAAAAAGGCAATACCAACCTTTGTGGACAGACTCTTTGGTGGAGAATTAACTAGTACAATCATGTGTGAGGAGTGCAGAACG GTGTCCTTGGTCCACGAGTCTTTCCTTGATTTGTCACTGCCTGTGTTAGATGATCAG AGTGTTAAGAAAAGCTCAaatgagaaaaatgttaaaaagatgaaggaaaaggaGGATGAAGATGATGAAGAGGATAAAGACAGTGACAGCTATATGAAGGAAAGGGGTGATAATCCTGGTGTAAGTAAGCACCTgcagaagaaagcaaagaaacaggCCAAAAAGCAAGCCAAG aaccaGCGTCGACAGCAAAAAATTCAAGGGAAGGTGCTTCAGCTAACCAATGTATGTTCTATGGAACCGTCTGAAGAAAATGTGAAGGAAGATAAAGAAACAAAGGGAGAAGTAAACTCTGATGTCACTGACCTGAAAAAAGAGGAGGAATCTTCCAATCAGTGTGAAGAACTTTGCTTAAATCAGAAAGATTTAAATAATCAAGAGAATAGTACAGATGTACATAGTGCCCATGAAAGTATAGAAAATCCAGAACAAGAATATGAAGATAATGAAACCAATATGGCTGTTGCTATGAAAGGCTTAGTTTCTACTACTGAATGTATTGGTGGACTTGACAATCTATCTATTAAAGAAGATTAtcatggggaagaggaagaactTTCTACTGATTTAGAAAAATTACACTTAGATGTTGTTATTGACTCTGATATGGATATCTTGGATGACTTTCATATGGCTGAGTTAGACACATATGAGGTGGTGAATGAGGACCCAGAAACTGCATTTTGTACTCTTGCAAACAGGGAAGACCTAAACATAGAAGAAAGTTCAATCCTTCATTGTTTATATCAGTTCACTCGTAATGAGAAACTCAGTGAGATCAATAAATTGCTCTGTGATGTATGTACACAAAGACATTATGGACCAAAGACTAGTGGAAAAA GTGAGAAGAAGCACGTTTACACTAATGCCAAAAAGCAAATGTTAATTTCTCTTGCTCCTCCAATTTTAACACTTCACTTAAAGAGATTTCAACAG GCAGGATTTAATCTACGAAAAGTTAACAAACACATAAAGTTTCCAGAAGTGATAGACTTGGCTCCTTTCTGTGCAACTAAATGCAAG AACGTTGCTGAAGGGAATACAAGAGTATTGTACTCTCTCTATGGGGTGGTTGAACATAGTGGCACAATGAGGTCTGGACACTATACTGCCTATGCCAAGATGAGAACTGTGAGAAACCATCTTTCTGATCTTGTCCTCCGTGGAGAAATTCCCCAAG ctttaGAAACTGAATCAGCGGGACAGTGGTTTCACATCAGTGATACCCATGTGCAACCCGTGACTGTATCTAAAGTGCTGAACTCACAAGCTTATCTCCTGTTCTACGAACGACTGCTATAA
- the USP16 gene encoding ubiquitin carboxyl-terminal hydrolase 16 isoform X2 yields MGKRRTKGKNIQADDESQDILEPACKHIRKGLEQGHLKKALLNVEWNICQDCKTDNKRQDKSEEEADESPSIWLCLKCGHRGCGRNSQEQHALKHYTTPRSEPHCLVLSLDNWSVWCYLCDNEVPYNSSNRLGQFVNYVRKQACVDTPSTVSKDQENKEFENKKIEKENQNEQEKENNEGVIKEDNSSNISAAVTVKGLSNLGNTCFFNAVMQNLSQTPLLRELLKEVKMTGTTVNIEPPEFSTEPLVIKLELPGPLTLVMCQFLSEMQETKKGTVTPKELFAQVCKKAIRFKGYQEQDSQELLRYLLDGMRAEEIQRVSVGIFKALNDSDQKNEELKKKIKEYEKKKAIPTFVDRLFGGELTSTIMCEECRTVSLVHESFLDLSLPVLDDQSVKKSSNEKNVKKMKEKEDEDDEEDKDSDSYMKERGDNPGVSKHLQKKAKKQAKKQAKNQRRQQKIQGKVLQLTNVCSMEPSEENVKEDKETKGEVNSDVTDLKKEEESSNQCEELCLNQKDLNNQENSTDVHSAHESIENPEQEYEDNETNMAVAMKGLVSTTECIGGLDNLSIKEDYHGEEEELSTDLEKLHLDVVIDSDMDILDDFHMAELDTYEVVNEDPETAFCTLANREDLNIEESSILHCLYQFTRNEKLSEINKLLCDVCTQRHYGPKTSGKSEKKHVYTNAKKQMLISLAPPILTLHLKRFQQAGFNLRKVNKHIKFPEVIDLAPFCATKCKNVAEGNTRVLYSLYGVVEHSGTMRSGHYTAYAKMRTVRNHLSDLVLRGEIPQALETESAGQWFHISDTHVQPVTVSKVLNSQAYLLFYERLL; encoded by the exons ATGGGAAAGAGGcgaacaaagggaaaaaatatacaGGCTGATGATGAGTCTCAGGATATTTTGG AACCTGCTTGCAAGCACATTCGCAAGGGATTGGAACAAGGCCATTTGAAAAAGGCATTGCTGAACGTGGAGTGGAACATTTGTCAGGACTGCAAGACAGACAATAAGAGACAAGATAAATCTGAAGAGGAAGCTGATGAAAGCCCTTCAATATGGTTATGTCTAAAATGTGGCCACAGg GGCTGTGGCAGAAATTCCCAAGAGCAGCATGCTTTAAAGCATTATACAACACCAAGATCAGAACCCCATTGTTTGGTTCTCAGTTTGGACAACTGGAGTGTGTG GTGCTATTTGTGTGATAATGAAGTCCCATATAATAGCTCAAATCGATTGGGCCAATTCGTGAATTATGTTAGAAAACAAGCTTGTGTTGACACACCAAGTACAG TCTCAAAAGATCAAGAAAACAaagaatttgaaaacaaaaaaatagaaaaagaaaaccaaaatgagCAGGAGAAGGAAAACAACGAGGGTGTGATCAAAGAAGACAATTCTTCAAATATCAGTGCAGCAGTGACTGTGAAAGGACTTAGTAACTTGGGGAATACATGTTTCTTTAATGCTGTTATGCAG AATTTATCACAGACACCACTTCTGAGAGAGCTGTTGAAGGAGGTTAAAATGACTGGAACAACAGTTAACATTGAGCCACCAGAGTTTTCAACA gaACCTCTGGTGATAAAACTTGAGCTGCCTGGGCCCCTTACATTAGTTATGTGCCAGTTCCTTTCAGAGATGCAAGAGACAAAAAAGGGAACTGTCACTCCTAAAGAACTCTTTGCTCAGGTTTGTAAAAA AGCAATACGGTTTAAAGGTTACCAGGAGCAAGACAGTCAGGAATTGCTTCGTTATTTACTGGATGGGATGCGAGCAGAAGAGATCCAA CGAGTAAGTGTTGGAATATTTAAGGCATTGAATGACTCTGACCAAAAAAATGAAGagctaaaaaagaaaattaaag agtatgaAAAGAAAAAGGCAATACCAACCTTTGTGGACAGACTCTTTGGTGGAGAATTAACTAGTACAATCATGTGTGAGGAGTGCAGAACG GTGTCCTTGGTCCACGAGTCTTTCCTTGATTTGTCACTGCCTGTGTTAGATGATCAG AGTGTTAAGAAAAGCTCAaatgagaaaaatgttaaaaagatgaaggaaaaggaGGATGAAGATGATGAAGAGGATAAAGACAGTGACAGCTATATGAAGGAAAGGGGTGATAATCCTGGTGTAAGTAAGCACCTgcagaagaaagcaaagaaacaggCCAAAAAGCAAGCCAAG aaccaGCGTCGACAGCAAAAAATTCAAGGGAAGGTGCTTCAGCTAACCAATGTATGTTCTATGGAACCGTCTGAAGAAAATGTGAAGGAAGATAAAGAAACAAAGGGAGAAGTAAACTCTGATGTCACTGACCTGAAAAAAGAGGAGGAATCTTCCAATCAGTGTGAAGAACTTTGCTTAAATCAGAAAGATTTAAATAATCAAGAGAATAGTACAGATGTACATAGTGCCCATGAAAGTATAGAAAATCCAGAACAAGAATATGAAGATAATGAAACCAATATGGCTGTTGCTATGAAAGGCTTAGTTTCTACTACTGAATGTATTGGTGGACTTGACAATCTATCTATTAAAGAAGATTAtcatggggaagaggaagaactTTCTACTGATTTAGAAAAATTACACTTAGATGTTGTTATTGACTCTGATATGGATATCTTGGATGACTTTCATATGGCTGAGTTAGACACATATGAGGTGGTGAATGAGGACCCAGAAACTGCATTTTGTACTCTTGCAAACAGGGAAGACCTAAACATAGAAGAAAGTTCAATCCTTCATTGTTTATATCAGTTCACTCGTAATGAGAAACTCAGTGAGATCAATAAATTGCTCTGTGATGTATGTACACAAAGACATTATGGACCAAAGACTAGTGGAAAAA GTGAGAAGAAGCACGTTTACACTAATGCCAAAAAGCAAATGTTAATTTCTCTTGCTCCTCCAATTTTAACACTTCACTTAAAGAGATTTCAACAG GCAGGATTTAATCTACGAAAAGTTAACAAACACATAAAGTTTCCAGAAGTGATAGACTTGGCTCCTTTCTGTGCAACTAAATGCAAG AACGTTGCTGAAGGGAATACAAGAGTATTGTACTCTCTCTATGGGGTGGTTGAACATAGTGGCACAATGAGGTCTGGACACTATACTGCCTATGCCAAGATGAGAACTGTGAGAAACCATCTTTCTGATCTTGTCCTCCGTGGAGAAATTCCCCAAG ctttaGAAACTGAATCAGCGGGACAGTGGTTTCACATCAGTGATACCCATGTGCAACCCGTGACTGTATCTAAAGTGCTGAACTCACAAGCTTATCTCCTGTTCTACGAACGACTGCTATAA
- the USP16 gene encoding ubiquitin carboxyl-terminal hydrolase 16 isoform X1, whose amino-acid sequence MQRTGSGNEPFPLVLGQVRLTAQRLEAVKLRGAGNRCRKTSRFTRLAEPACKHIRKGLEQGHLKKALLNVEWNICQDCKTDNKRQDKSEEEADESPSIWLCLKCGHRGCGRNSQEQHALKHYTTPRSEPHCLVLSLDNWSVWCYLCDNEVPYNSSNRLGQFVNYVRKQACVDTPSTVSKDQENKEFENKKIEKENQNEQEKENNEGVIKEDNSSNISAAVTVKGLSNLGNTCFFNAVMQNLSQTPLLRELLKEVKMTGTTVNIEPPEFSTEPLVIKLELPGPLTLVMCQFLSEMQETKKGTVTPKELFAQVCKKAIRFKGYQEQDSQELLRYLLDGMRAEEIQRVSVGIFKALNDSDQKNEELKKKIKEYEKKKAIPTFVDRLFGGELTSTIMCEECRTVSLVHESFLDLSLPVLDDQSVKKSSNEKNVKKMKEKEDEDDEEDKDSDSYMKERGDNPGVSKHLQKKAKKQAKKQAKNQRRQQKIQGKVLQLTNVCSMEPSEENVKEDKETKGEVNSDVTDLKKEEESSNQCEELCLNQKDLNNQENSTDVHSAHESIENPEQEYEDNETNMAVAMKGLVSTTECIGGLDNLSIKEDYHGEEEELSTDLEKLHLDVVIDSDMDILDDFHMAELDTYEVVNEDPETAFCTLANREDLNIEESSILHCLYQFTRNEKLSEINKLLCDVCTQRHYGPKTSGKSEKKHVYTNAKKQMLISLAPPILTLHLKRFQQAGFNLRKVNKHIKFPEVIDLAPFCATKCKNVAEGNTRVLYSLYGVVEHSGTMRSGHYTAYAKMRTVRNHLSDLVLRGEIPQALETESAGQWFHISDTHVQPVTVSKVLNSQAYLLFYERLL is encoded by the exons ATGCAACGCACCGGAAGTGGTAACGAGCCGTTTCCTCTCGTCCTGGGACAAGTCAGGCTCACAGCTCAGCGGCTGGAAGCCGTAAAACTACGCGGAGCCGGAAATAGGTGTCGTAAAACGTCTCGCTTCACGAGACTGGCAG AACCTGCTTGCAAGCACATTCGCAAGGGATTGGAACAAGGCCATTTGAAAAAGGCATTGCTGAACGTGGAGTGGAACATTTGTCAGGACTGCAAGACAGACAATAAGAGACAAGATAAATCTGAAGAGGAAGCTGATGAAAGCCCTTCAATATGGTTATGTCTAAAATGTGGCCACAGg GGCTGTGGCAGAAATTCCCAAGAGCAGCATGCTTTAAAGCATTATACAACACCAAGATCAGAACCCCATTGTTTGGTTCTCAGTTTGGACAACTGGAGTGTGTG GTGCTATTTGTGTGATAATGAAGTCCCATATAATAGCTCAAATCGATTGGGCCAATTCGTGAATTATGTTAGAAAACAAGCTTGTGTTGACACACCAAGTACAG TCTCAAAAGATCAAGAAAACAaagaatttgaaaacaaaaaaatagaaaaagaaaaccaaaatgagCAGGAGAAGGAAAACAACGAGGGTGTGATCAAAGAAGACAATTCTTCAAATATCAGTGCAGCAGTGACTGTGAAAGGACTTAGTAACTTGGGGAATACATGTTTCTTTAATGCTGTTATGCAG AATTTATCACAGACACCACTTCTGAGAGAGCTGTTGAAGGAGGTTAAAATGACTGGAACAACAGTTAACATTGAGCCACCAGAGTTTTCAACA gaACCTCTGGTGATAAAACTTGAGCTGCCTGGGCCCCTTACATTAGTTATGTGCCAGTTCCTTTCAGAGATGCAAGAGACAAAAAAGGGAACTGTCACTCCTAAAGAACTCTTTGCTCAGGTTTGTAAAAA AGCAATACGGTTTAAAGGTTACCAGGAGCAAGACAGTCAGGAATTGCTTCGTTATTTACTGGATGGGATGCGAGCAGAAGAGATCCAA CGAGTAAGTGTTGGAATATTTAAGGCATTGAATGACTCTGACCAAAAAAATGAAGagctaaaaaagaaaattaaag agtatgaAAAGAAAAAGGCAATACCAACCTTTGTGGACAGACTCTTTGGTGGAGAATTAACTAGTACAATCATGTGTGAGGAGTGCAGAACG GTGTCCTTGGTCCACGAGTCTTTCCTTGATTTGTCACTGCCTGTGTTAGATGATCAG AGTGTTAAGAAAAGCTCAaatgagaaaaatgttaaaaagatgaaggaaaaggaGGATGAAGATGATGAAGAGGATAAAGACAGTGACAGCTATATGAAGGAAAGGGGTGATAATCCTGGTGTAAGTAAGCACCTgcagaagaaagcaaagaaacaggCCAAAAAGCAAGCCAAG aaccaGCGTCGACAGCAAAAAATTCAAGGGAAGGTGCTTCAGCTAACCAATGTATGTTCTATGGAACCGTCTGAAGAAAATGTGAAGGAAGATAAAGAAACAAAGGGAGAAGTAAACTCTGATGTCACTGACCTGAAAAAAGAGGAGGAATCTTCCAATCAGTGTGAAGAACTTTGCTTAAATCAGAAAGATTTAAATAATCAAGAGAATAGTACAGATGTACATAGTGCCCATGAAAGTATAGAAAATCCAGAACAAGAATATGAAGATAATGAAACCAATATGGCTGTTGCTATGAAAGGCTTAGTTTCTACTACTGAATGTATTGGTGGACTTGACAATCTATCTATTAAAGAAGATTAtcatggggaagaggaagaactTTCTACTGATTTAGAAAAATTACACTTAGATGTTGTTATTGACTCTGATATGGATATCTTGGATGACTTTCATATGGCTGAGTTAGACACATATGAGGTGGTGAATGAGGACCCAGAAACTGCATTTTGTACTCTTGCAAACAGGGAAGACCTAAACATAGAAGAAAGTTCAATCCTTCATTGTTTATATCAGTTCACTCGTAATGAGAAACTCAGTGAGATCAATAAATTGCTCTGTGATGTATGTACACAAAGACATTATGGACCAAAGACTAGTGGAAAAA GTGAGAAGAAGCACGTTTACACTAATGCCAAAAAGCAAATGTTAATTTCTCTTGCTCCTCCAATTTTAACACTTCACTTAAAGAGATTTCAACAG GCAGGATTTAATCTACGAAAAGTTAACAAACACATAAAGTTTCCAGAAGTGATAGACTTGGCTCCTTTCTGTGCAACTAAATGCAAG AACGTTGCTGAAGGGAATACAAGAGTATTGTACTCTCTCTATGGGGTGGTTGAACATAGTGGCACAATGAGGTCTGGACACTATACTGCCTATGCCAAGATGAGAACTGTGAGAAACCATCTTTCTGATCTTGTCCTCCGTGGAGAAATTCCCCAAG ctttaGAAACTGAATCAGCGGGACAGTGGTTTCACATCAGTGATACCCATGTGCAACCCGTGACTGTATCTAAAGTGCTGAACTCACAAGCTTATCTCCTGTTCTACGAACGACTGCTATAA